A stretch of DNA from Desulfosarcina ovata subsp. ovata:
AATACTTCGAGCGGCCCATTACACCGGCCAGCCCTTATGCCCTGACCAATCCCTCATCGGGGGATACCGTGACGATTACGTCGGGACGGGTTTACGGTCAATCCGGCGTTTATCAGCAAGCCGAAGGTTTTATGGCCGACGGTACACCCGTCAGTTTGGGATCTTCCGATGGACACGTATTGGATCGGATGTCATTGGGCGAACGATTCAGCGGATTTGGGACCCCTTATGTGCTGTCTCGTCTGAGCCAGGGTATCGACTCTATGATCAGGGGGGCTGACCTCACGGAAGCGTCACAACGAGCTGAAGTAATACCTCAGATTGCAAAGGCAGTTTCTTCTAATTTTGTATCTGCAAATCAAAGCTATGTTGATCAGGTGGCTTCTGCAATGGGAGGTTCTATTGGTGGTGGCTTAAGTAAATTTATAGGCGCTTCAGGAAACGTAGGTGCCTCGTTTACCAAACGGGATGTGAACGAATTTGCCCGTAACGTTATCACCCAACGACTTATGGATGTGACTGCGAATGCTACTAATAATGAAACGGCAAGAAAAGCTCTACAAAATGAGATCAGTTCCATGACAGCCGATGACTACAGATATATGAAATCAGCCATTAATGAATATCGCCGCAATCACATCAAGGATATGGTGTCGTAGCTCACGAACTCAGAGACTCGCATCTCACGGACTCAGAGACTCAAAGCCCACTAACCCACTGACTCATTTTCAATTGTAGAAAAAAATATAGAACAAATAATCACGGCTCAGTCCTCCTCACCTCACTCACTCCGAACCTCCCATCACATACCTTGGCAATCGCATGTCCGCCCCCTTCAATTTTCATTCAGAGAGTTATCAAAAACAAAATCCGGTGCTCAGCATTTTTCACTGAAGCACCAGTTCATTTGTTCACCCGTAGAAAAAGGGTATTATACAGGGAGTTACAAACCGATTAGGAGGCGGGCTACAGAATTCGTCGATAAGGATGAAGGGGGCATTGGCCTGCCCCCTTCGGCAACCAAGATGGAGGCACCCATCCCGATCACCATAGCAATTACCAATGCTACCTACATTTGCCTTTATTCGCAAGGACTTCTTGCCGATTATCTGGCAGAGACGATCTGTCCAAAATGTTCTGTTGATTGCGCTTGCCAGCAGCCACTGCCATCGCTTGAATTGACCAACTCTACCGTTTGTCGCACTTTGTACAAGCTTGAAAAGGATCACGAGGGGATCGATACGGTGGTCAAGGATATGGCCCAGATTGTTCTGGTCAGATGTCCCATATGTAAAAGCCGGTTCCGGTTGCTCCCGGCGGATATTCTTCCCTACAAACTTTACTCACTTTCGGTGATTGAGCTCTCGGTAAGCCTATACAACCGAGGAGACATGGCATTGCGCCAAGTGGTATGGGATCATCTTTACGGTGATCACACCCCTGAGCACGCGACACTTCACGCATGGACAGAAGGGTTGGGTGCCTGGTGGCTGGGCAGGCCGATGGGGGAAACGGCCTTTTCAATACCGGCCACCCGGATCCAGGCGGAGTTGGAAATCCGTTACCCACAGATGTGTTCATTGCATGGTCAACCGGTTTGGATCAACCCGGATCGTTACCGCAGCCAGGGGCGCCGGGAACGTCTTGAAGCCTGCAAACAATTTGAATTTGTCAGTACGCTGATCGCGTCCGAAAACCCGCCAAACTTCGCTGAACTCAACTGTCTCATCGTCAGTTGGGGCAATTCGTTCGGCCTTGGCTTTAAAACCGGCATTAGCTGCACGGCGGCTGAACACATCAATTTTAAAAATATGCGAACATGGGGCCACATTCTTCCAAAGGAGCCCTTGTCATGTCCGATTCATGGGAGATCGCCGCCTGGCGGTTCGAAATGATCAGTCCACTTTTGGATGACAAACTGACCGAAGCAAAAAAACGGCACATTCTTAGCGATCGTACGCGGAAGTCTGTTCAATGGCCGTGTTCGTCCCAAAAAAGGCCGATCGGCAGAAGCACACTGTTCCGATGGCTGAAAGACTACCGCGAAAAAGGCTTTTTGGGGCTGATGCCCAAGGTCAGAAAAGACAAAGGGATGGCCCGCACCGACCGCTGTGAACAGGTGAACTACGCCCTGGGGCTTTTGTACGAAGAGCCCGGACGTTCTTTGACCCAGCTGATGATTTACCTCGAATTGGAGTTCGGTGAGCTGTCCATGAGTCGCTCGACCCTTAGCCGGGATCTTCACGCACACCCGGCGTTTATGGGCATTTTGCGACGCCGAAAGACAGCAGGCAAAAAACTGCGGGACCTGTACGAGACCGACCAGCCGCACGAAATTTGGCAGTTGGACGCCAAAGGCCCGTTTTCAGTAATGTTGACCAACAGCCAAACGATCCGGGTCCATGTGCTGTCGATTCTCGATGATTTTAGCCGTTACATTCTGGCCGCCATTATCGCACAGGCTGAAAATATCCAAGCCGCCGTCAGGGTCTTTCGCCTGGCCGCGTCCAAGTGGGGGATTGCCCTTCGCATGCAGTTCGATCGCGCCTCGGCTTATGACTCCGAAGTCTTCCGCACCGGCCTTGCCTTTTTGGGGGTTCATCGAAACTGGGTAAAATCCCGCAACCCAGAGGCACAGGGGAAAATCGAGGCTTATCACCGATCCCTGAAAAAATGGTTCGTCAAAGAGCTGCCAAACCAGGAGGTGGTCGATATCCATCATCTGGAGGCCCTGCTTCAGGCGACGATCGCTTTGGTCTACAACCGGCACCACCATCGTGAAATCAAGATGACCCCGGAACAAGCCCTGGCCCGACGCATCTCAACACGGCGCGTCGGTGCCGACCAACTTGCCCAGGCATTTCAAATTGCCGCCCAGGCCAAAAGCCACCCGAAGACCGGCCAGGTGAATCTACCCAACGGCCTTTTCCGTGTGCCGGCCCGCTTTGCAGGAAAAAAATGTCATTTTCGCTATGATCCGGTAAACACAGACCAAGCCTTGCTGATCATCGATGACGCGCACCAGATCCCGCTTGAACCCTTCACCAAAAAGCATCCCTTCGATTTTCAAAAGACAGAGGAAAAACGGGGCACCGGCCAGCTGCAAAAACTTCTGGATGTCTGGCAGGGTCGCTGCCGGCCCAATGCCCAGCCCGGCTTCGGTTTGCCGGAAGTGTTTCGTGAGTTCAGCCGGCTGCTGCAGCGCCCCGTTCCCATCGACCAACGAGAAGCCGCGGCCATCGAAGCCTTTTATCGACAAAACGGCCCGTTGCCCGCACAGCCGTTTCGCCGGGCGATCGACAAAACCGCTGACGCCCTTGGACCCAACCGTGCCCTGAAAGCCTATCTGCAATACCTGGAAAGGCTTGTAAAGGCACAGATAAAGAAACCCGACCCGCAGGAGGAACCACT
This window harbors:
- a CDS encoding DDE-type integrase/transposase/recombinase; translation: MSDSWEIAAWRFEMISPLLDDKLTEAKKRHILSDRTRKSVQWPCSSQKRPIGRSTLFRWLKDYREKGFLGLMPKVRKDKGMARTDRCEQVNYALGLLYEEPGRSLTQLMIYLELEFGELSMSRSTLSRDLHAHPAFMGILRRRKTAGKKLRDLYETDQPHEIWQLDAKGPFSVMLTNSQTIRVHVLSILDDFSRYILAAIIAQAENIQAAVRVFRLAASKWGIALRMQFDRASAYDSEVFRTGLAFLGVHRNWVKSRNPEAQGKIEAYHRSLKKWFVKELPNQEVVDIHHLEALLQATIALVYNRHHHREIKMTPEQALARRISTRRVGADQLAQAFQIAAQAKSHPKTGQVNLPNGLFRVPARFAGKKCHFRYDPVNTDQALLIIDDAHQIPLEPFTKKHPFDFQKTEEKRGTGQLQKLLDVWQGRCRPNAQPGFGLPEVFREFSRLLQRPVPIDQREAAAIEAFYRQNGPLPAQPFRRAIDKTADALGPNRALKAYLQYLERLVKAQIKKPDPQEEPL